From Frateuria aurantia DSM 6220, one genomic window encodes:
- a CDS encoding transglutaminase family protein → MPRRYEITHDTTYIYHSPVVLSQQRLHLIPRALSWQQVSEQALEIWPPPSLRLDQSDGFGNPLTLLQFHEAHESLRVRSRMVVVVDDGTARLNSPDWERVAARLQFRREEVVDGPVLEAARFRFASPFGRIKSDFAAYAADCFPSGRPLLDAVSALNHKIHRDIRFQPGATSVATPVIDVLRCRRGVCQDLAHLMIACLRSLGLAARYVSGYILTTPPAGQARLVGADASHAWVSVWCPDGAEDEWLAFDPTNDLMPGNQHVTLGWGRDFSDVSPLRGMIHGGGAHQLSVAVTMRPLDELVLDAGPRVDGPG, encoded by the coding sequence ATGCCACGACGCTACGAGATCACCCATGACACCACGTATATCTACCATTCGCCGGTGGTCCTGTCCCAGCAGCGGTTGCATCTGATACCTCGGGCGCTGTCCTGGCAACAGGTGTCGGAACAGGCGCTGGAGATCTGGCCACCGCCGAGCTTGCGCCTGGATCAGTCCGATGGCTTCGGCAATCCGCTGACTCTGCTGCAGTTTCATGAGGCCCACGAAAGTCTTCGGGTGCGTTCGCGAATGGTGGTGGTGGTGGATGACGGCACCGCGCGGCTGAACTCGCCGGACTGGGAGAGGGTTGCCGCGCGCCTGCAGTTCCGGCGTGAAGAGGTGGTTGACGGGCCGGTGCTGGAAGCGGCCCGCTTCCGCTTCGCCTCGCCCTTCGGACGCATCAAGAGCGATTTCGCGGCTTATGCCGCCGATTGTTTTCCATCCGGCCGTCCATTGCTGGATGCCGTATCGGCACTCAATCACAAGATTCATCGGGATATCCGCTTCCAGCCCGGCGCGACTTCGGTGGCCACCCCTGTCATCGATGTGCTGCGCTGTCGCCGCGGAGTCTGTCAGGATCTGGCCCATCTGATGATCGCCTGCCTGCGCTCCTTGGGTCTGGCGGCGCGCTACGTCAGCGGATACATCCTTACCACGCCGCCGGCGGGACAGGCGCGACTGGTAGGAGCCGATGCTTCCCATGCCTGGGTCTCGGTCTGGTGTCCGGATGGGGCGGAGGATGAGTGGCTGGCATTTGATCCGACCAACGATCTGATGCCCGGAAACCAGCACGTCACCCTGGGCTGGGGGCGTGATTTTTCGGATGTTTCGCCGTTGCGGGGCATGATCCACGGCGGCGGCGCGCATCAGCTGAGCGTGGCGGTGACGATGCGGCCGCTGGACGAACTGGTGCTGGATGCCGGTCCGCGGGTGGATGGCCCCGGCTGA
- a CDS encoding circularly permuted type 2 ATP-grasp protein — translation MTDSAGGYSEMYDDAGQPRRHWQPLHRHLQTTGPAQLLKQQALIRTQVRDNGVSFNFSAAGQGSRRPWTLDPLPWLLDAGEWSQLAAGVAQRAQLLDRLLADLYGPQAMLQQGLLPPALVFGHPDFVWSSQGMQPVGGRFLHLYAVDLRRDGAGRWRVSGDRTQTPSGAGYALENRLIVSRAQTELLAQYQVRPLAEFFRGLRRQLAAQAPTDGEAPLLVLLTPGPYNEAYFEHAFLARYLGFPLVEGQDLTVRGERVYLKTLTGLQRVHGIVRRVHDSCCDPLELRGDSTLGVPGLLQVVRAGQVLLANAPGSGVVESAACKPFLPAISQQLLGEPLLLESTPSWWCGEPASLEHVLMNLDRMLIRPVYPSASHRPEWVGGLSHDARLVLIDSLRRHPHAYVAEEWFAASVAPLVNVRGGLESRPVSLRLYAAATDDGEYMVMPGGLARVAEPGPELHPGRAISGSSKDVWMLTDDATAAASVAGLSMSGSELQRNPSNLSSRIVENLFWFGRYTTRCNDMARLLRVALARFDDASDQAPWARAAAIDICQALSLLPLRPESQDAAGMERLLCSAVRDTQQMESLASHLQRLGWTAMQIRERLSLDNWRVLQQLQDLADADIEEGMDMRQTLDFLDRSLAFCAGLTGFAMDGMTRDHGWRLLMIGRHLERLSFLATACARFLRRGTESGWGTMDWMLEVADSMVTYRSRYRSHAELMPLVDLIVFDTDNPCAVLFQLHQLRDHLGQLTGALGPVDDPICLELDRQARTLAGFQQDRLHRISDSGCLELAGLLDQAVLIAWRLSDQLAMRHFTHVTDASHQTLAA, via the coding sequence GTGACAGATTCCGCAGGGGGCTACAGTGAAATGTATGACGATGCCGGGCAGCCACGACGGCACTGGCAGCCGCTGCATCGTCATCTGCAGACGACGGGGCCGGCACAGCTGTTGAAGCAGCAGGCGCTTATTCGTACCCAGGTTCGCGACAACGGTGTGAGCTTCAATTTCTCGGCCGCCGGCCAAGGGAGCCGGCGCCCCTGGACGCTGGATCCGCTGCCATGGTTGCTGGATGCGGGGGAGTGGAGCCAGTTGGCTGCGGGGGTCGCCCAGCGCGCGCAGCTGCTGGATCGCCTGCTGGCCGATCTGTATGGCCCGCAGGCCATGCTGCAGCAGGGTCTGCTGCCTCCGGCCCTGGTATTCGGCCATCCTGATTTTGTGTGGTCGAGCCAGGGGATGCAGCCGGTGGGCGGGCGTTTTCTGCATCTTTATGCGGTCGATCTGCGCCGCGATGGCGCCGGTCGCTGGCGGGTTTCCGGTGACCGGACCCAGACTCCTTCCGGTGCCGGTTACGCCCTGGAAAACCGGCTGATCGTGTCCCGTGCCCAGACCGAGTTGCTGGCCCAGTACCAGGTGCGCCCGCTGGCGGAGTTTTTCCGGGGCCTGCGCCGCCAGCTGGCAGCCCAGGCTCCGACGGACGGCGAGGCGCCACTGCTGGTGCTGCTGACGCCCGGCCCCTACAACGAGGCCTATTTCGAGCATGCTTTTCTGGCCCGCTATCTGGGCTTTCCGCTGGTCGAGGGGCAGGATCTCACTGTGCGCGGTGAACGGGTCTATCTGAAAACATTGACCGGACTGCAGCGTGTGCACGGCATCGTCCGTCGCGTGCATGACAGTTGCTGCGATCCGCTGGAATTGCGGGGTGACTCGACGCTGGGCGTGCCCGGTCTTTTGCAGGTCGTACGGGCCGGCCAGGTATTGCTGGCCAATGCACCAGGCAGCGGCGTGGTGGAATCGGCGGCCTGCAAGCCATTTCTGCCGGCGATCAGCCAGCAGTTGCTGGGCGAGCCCTTGCTGCTGGAGAGCACGCCCAGCTGGTGGTGTGGCGAGCCGGCGTCCCTGGAGCATGTGCTGATGAATCTGGACCGGATGTTGATCCGTCCGGTTTATCCCTCGGCCAGCCATCGTCCGGAATGGGTCGGCGGACTCAGTCACGACGCACGTCTGGTGCTGATCGACAGCCTGCGCCGGCACCCCCATGCCTATGTCGCCGAAGAGTGGTTTGCCGCCTCGGTGGCCCCGCTGGTCAATGTCCGGGGAGGGCTGGAATCGAGACCGGTCAGTTTGCGGCTGTATGCGGCGGCGACGGATGACGGTGAATATATGGTGATGCCTGGTGGCCTGGCCCGGGTGGCGGAACCGGGACCGGAGCTGCATCCGGGACGGGCGATCAGTGGCAGCAGCAAGGACGTCTGGATGCTGACGGACGACGCCACTGCAGCGGCATCCGTTGCCGGCCTGTCCATGTCGGGCAGTGAACTGCAGCGCAATCCGTCCAATCTGTCCTCGCGCATCGTCGAGAATCTGTTCTGGTTCGGCCGGTACACCACCCGCTGCAACGACATGGCCCGACTGCTGCGGGTCGCACTGGCCCGTTTTGATGACGCCAGTGACCAGGCGCCCTGGGCCCGGGCAGCCGCCATCGATATCTGCCAGGCCCTGTCGCTGTTGCCTCTGCGGCCGGAGAGCCAGGATGCCGCCGGCATGGAGCGGTTGCTGTGTTCGGCCGTCCGCGACACACAGCAGATGGAAAGTCTGGCCAGTCATCTTCAGCGCCTGGGCTGGACCGCCATGCAGATCCGTGAGCGCTTGTCACTGGACAACTGGAGGGTGCTGCAACAGCTCCAGGATCTGGCCGATGCGGATATCGAAGAGGGCATGGACATGCGCCAGACCCTGGATTTTCTGGATCGCAGTCTGGCGTTCTGCGCAGGTCTGACCGGTTTCGCGATGGACGGCATGACCCGGGATCATGGCTGGCGGCTGTTGATGATCGGTCGCCACCTGGAGCGTCTCAGCTTTTTGGCCACGGCCTGTGCCCGCTTTCTGCGACGGGGGACCGAATCCGGCTGGGGCACCATGGACTGGATGCTGGAGGTGGCTGACAGCATGGTCACCTACCGCAGCCGCTATCGCTCCCATGCCGAGCTGATGCCCTTGGTCGACCTGATCGTGTTTGACACGGACAATCCCTGCGCGGTGCTGTTCCAGCTGCACCAGCTGCGCGATCATCTGGGGCAGTTGACCGGCGCCCTAGGACCGGTCGACGATCCGATATGTCTTGAGCTGGACCGGCAGGCACGGACCCTGGCCGGCTTCCAGCAGGATCGCTTGCACAGGATCTCGGACAGTGGCTGTCTGGAACTGGCCGGGCTGCTGGATCAGGCCGTGCTGATCGCCTGGCGCTTGTCGGATCAATTGGCGATGCGCCATTTCACCCATGTCACCGATGCCAGTCATCAGACGCTGGCGGCATGA
- a CDS encoding bifunctional diguanylate cyclase/phosphodiesterase, which produces MEIGRHIDRLESVTDLREVVDICADLLTDWDIDAELTWSTGDEPHPRNGDDLLLLQTPDGHRSLLLRPHPDRPLDALAQSRLQWLGRHVERRLDRAEEMAHLRRTNQQLQDSESLLKALYAIAELSNSRRSLAELMAEMHAIIGRLIYAENIYFVVCDPDQPRVRYAYYVDALDPVLPDPEEWVELAAIEGSLTWHLLHGGRPMMGTVEDIESQLSAPLRPIGTLCSHWLGVPLLREGVVVGGLALQSYGEMRFREADRDLAVYVAQHLQPVLERHQTRAMLERRVIERTTALQEANAILRQQVLQRQRGEQLQAALFRIAELANLSDSLENIYPAIHRVIGGLLYARNFYIALLDQQEQILTFPYAVDEYASYHPARPHAYGLTESILKSGKARLFSRAQIEQMQEAGEIVYEGAIPLSWLGVPLASEHGVIGVLAVKSYRPEHSYDTRDQDLLTFVSYHIVNALQRKDSADSLRRAYANLEQRVTERTHALAMANRDLRLQIVERERIEQRLKHEALHDSLTGLPNRTFMLQRLEQALYRYRQDHDKMFAVLFVDLDRFKVINDSVGHLVGDDLLLQVGGRLRSGLKASDVVARLGGDEFAVLVEDIGGQRVAVDIAERLIDSLRTPFHLDGKEVFTSASIGIALPTPHYTRPEELLRDADTAMYRAKHEGKQRAAVFDERLRQEAMSLLDLENDLRRALARNEFVPVYQPLVNLQSGEIVGYEALLRWQHPERGLLLPRDFLQVAGENGTAEPIDWQIFEKVFADAAELTRCGRYVSINVSASNFLSPDLDKVLLALIAQYQIDTRSLRIEVTEGTLLENPPQVKQILDSLRQHGLVIALDDFGTGYSSLSYLQRYPISTLKIDGTFIAELTESGDQQNLSIIQAILAMARTLHMDVVAECIETEEQHRILQQLGCGYGQGFLFSRAQPLEHWLALDAAAAEAAGAIAASD; this is translated from the coding sequence GTGGAAATAGGCCGTCATATCGACCGTCTGGAAAGCGTGACCGACCTTAGAGAGGTTGTGGACATCTGCGCCGATCTGCTGACGGACTGGGATATCGATGCCGAGCTGACCTGGTCGACAGGCGATGAACCACATCCGCGAAATGGCGATGACCTGCTGTTGCTGCAGACTCCTGACGGCCATCGGAGCCTGCTGCTGAGGCCACATCCCGACCGCCCGCTGGATGCCCTGGCTCAAAGCCGGCTGCAGTGGCTGGGGCGGCATGTCGAACGTCGGCTGGACAGGGCCGAGGAAATGGCTCATCTACGCCGGACCAACCAGCAGCTGCAAGATTCCGAATCCCTGCTGAAGGCCTTGTACGCCATCGCCGAGCTCAGCAACAGCCGGCGCAGTCTGGCCGAGCTGATGGCCGAGATGCATGCCATCATCGGTCGCCTGATCTATGCGGAAAACATCTATTTCGTGGTCTGCGACCCCGATCAGCCACGGGTCCGCTATGCCTATTATGTCGATGCGCTGGATCCTGTTCTGCCTGATCCCGAGGAATGGGTGGAGCTGGCCGCGATCGAAGGCAGCCTGACCTGGCATCTGCTGCACGGCGGACGCCCCATGATGGGTACCGTCGAGGACATCGAATCCCAGCTCTCCGCCCCGCTGCGTCCGATCGGAACCTTGTGCAGCCACTGGCTGGGCGTTCCCTTGCTGCGCGAAGGCGTGGTCGTAGGGGGATTGGCCCTGCAGAGCTACGGCGAAATGCGCTTCAGGGAAGCCGACCGCGATCTTGCAGTCTATGTCGCCCAGCATCTGCAGCCGGTACTGGAACGGCATCAGACCCGTGCCATGCTGGAAAGGCGGGTGATCGAACGGACGACTGCCCTGCAGGAGGCCAATGCCATCCTGCGGCAACAAGTGCTGCAGCGCCAGCGAGGCGAACAGTTGCAGGCGGCGCTGTTCCGGATCGCCGAACTGGCCAATCTGTCCGACAGTCTGGAAAACATCTACCCCGCCATTCACCGGGTGATCGGCGGGCTGCTGTATGCGCGCAATTTCTATATCGCCTTGCTGGACCAGCAGGAACAGATTCTCACTTTCCCTTACGCCGTCGATGAATACGCCAGCTACCATCCTGCGCGCCCTCATGCCTACGGCCTGACCGAGTCCATTCTGAAGTCGGGCAAGGCCCGCTTGTTCAGCCGGGCCCAGATCGAGCAGATGCAGGAGGCCGGCGAGATCGTCTATGAAGGCGCCATTCCACTGTCGTGGCTGGGCGTGCCCCTGGCCTCCGAGCACGGGGTGATCGGCGTACTGGCAGTCAAGAGCTACCGACCCGAACATAGCTACGACACCCGCGATCAGGATCTGCTGACCTTTGTCAGCTACCACATCGTCAACGCCCTGCAGCGCAAGGACAGTGCCGACTCGCTGCGCCGCGCCTATGCCAATCTGGAACAGCGGGTCACCGAGCGCACCCATGCGCTGGCCATGGCCAATCGCGACCTGCGCCTGCAGATCGTCGAGCGCGAACGCATCGAGCAGCGTCTCAAGCATGAGGCCTTGCATGACTCGCTGACCGGCCTGCCCAATCGCACCTTCATGCTGCAACGTCTGGAACAGGCCTTGTACCGGTATCGTCAGGACCACGACAAGATGTTCGCCGTGCTGTTTGTCGACCTGGACCGCTTCAAGGTGATCAATGATTCGGTCGGCCATCTGGTCGGTGATGACCTGCTGCTTCAGGTCGGCGGCCGCCTGCGCTCGGGCTTGAAGGCCAGTGACGTGGTGGCCCGTCTGGGCGGTGACGAATTCGCGGTGCTGGTCGAGGACATCGGTGGCCAGCGCGTGGCCGTCGATATCGCGGAGCGTCTGATCGACAGCCTGCGCACGCCTTTCCACCTCGACGGCAAGGAAGTGTTTACCTCGGCCTCCATCGGCATCGCCCTGCCCACCCCGCACTACACCCGCCCCGAGGAATTGCTGCGCGATGCCGATACCGCCATGTATCGCGCCAAGCACGAAGGCAAGCAGCGCGCCGCCGTATTCGACGAGCGTCTGCGCCAGGAAGCCATGTCTCTGCTGGATCTGGAAAACGATCTGCGCCGGGCCTTGGCACGCAACGAGTTCGTCCCCGTCTATCAGCCGCTGGTCAATCTGCAAAGCGGCGAGATCGTCGGCTACGAGGCCTTGCTGCGCTGGCAGCATCCCGAGCGCGGTCTGCTGCTGCCGCGTGATTTTCTGCAGGTCGCCGGCGAAAACGGCACCGCCGAACCGATCGACTGGCAGATTTTCGAGAAGGTCTTTGCCGATGCCGCCGAGCTGACCCGCTGCGGGCGCTATGTCAGCATCAACGTGTCGGCCTCGAACTTCCTGTCCCCGGATCTGGACAAGGTGCTGCTGGCCCTGATCGCCCAATACCAGATCGATACGCGTTCACTGCGGATCGAGGTCACCGAAGGGACCCTGCTTGAAAATCCTCCGCAGGTGAAACAGATCCTGGACAGTCTGCGTCAGCACGGGCTGGTGATCGCGCTGGATGACTTCGGCACCGGCTATTCCTCGCTGAGCTATCTGCAACGCTATCCGATCTCGACCCTGAAGATCGACGGTACCTTCATCGCCGAACTGACCGAGTCAGGCGATCAGCAGAATCTGTCGATCATCCAGGCGATTCTGGCCATGGCCAGGACCTTGCACATGGATGTCGTCGCCGAATGCATCGAAACCGAGGAGCAGCACCGCATCCTGCAACAGCTTGGTTGCGGCTACGGCCAGGGCTTCCTGTTTTCCAGGGCCCAGCCGCTTGAACACTGGCTGGCGCTGGATGCCGCCGCCGCGGAGGCGGCCGGAGCCATCGCGGCCTCAGACTGA
- a CDS encoding Hsp33 family molecular chaperone HslO, whose translation MDTSLADDVLHRFVLERAGVRGVLVRLGPVWQEIAARAEYPAPLRQLLGQSMAASALLTGNIKLEGELSLELKTNGPLRLLFAECTEQGRMRGLARWQGDLPEPLALNQLDGALMAITIGNIDRGQRYQGLVGLEQAGLGPALEAYFAQSEQLPAKLLLAADGEHAVGLMLQRMPGHGGHEVEVDEDGWDRVRHLMATLGDEEALSVAPEVLLHRLFHEEQVQVFEARPLRFGCSCSRERVQRMLRSLGREEVEAALAVRDGEIEVICEFCAERYTFDRVDAEHLLTADLPAEVHPGVQ comes from the coding sequence ATGGATACGAGCTTGGCTGACGATGTTTTGCACCGATTCGTCTTGGAGCGTGCCGGCGTTCGCGGTGTGCTGGTGCGCTTGGGACCGGTATGGCAGGAGATCGCGGCTCGTGCCGAATATCCTGCGCCGCTGCGCCAGCTGCTGGGCCAGAGCATGGCTGCCAGTGCCTTGCTGACTGGCAATATCAAGCTGGAGGGCGAGTTGTCGCTGGAGCTGAAGACCAACGGGCCGTTGCGGCTGCTGTTTGCCGAATGCACCGAGCAGGGCCGCATGCGCGGGCTGGCTCGCTGGCAGGGCGACTTGCCCGAGCCCCTGGCGTTGAATCAGCTGGACGGCGCGCTCATGGCGATCACCATCGGCAATATCGATCGCGGTCAGCGCTACCAGGGCCTGGTGGGACTGGAGCAGGCCGGACTCGGGCCGGCGCTGGAAGCCTACTTTGCCCAATCCGAGCAGTTGCCGGCCAAGCTGCTGCTGGCGGCGGACGGTGAGCACGCGGTGGGGCTGATGCTGCAGCGGATGCCAGGTCATGGCGGTCATGAGGTTGAAGTGGATGAGGATGGCTGGGATCGCGTCCGGCATCTGATGGCCACGCTGGGCGATGAGGAAGCGCTCTCGGTGGCGCCTGAAGTGCTGCTGCACCGGCTCTTCCACGAAGAGCAGGTGCAAGTGTTCGAGGCCAGACCGCTGCGCTTCGGTTGCAGCTGCAGCCGGGAGCGGGTACAGCGCATGCTGCGTTCGCTGGGCCGGGAGGAAGTGGAGGCGGCACTTGCGGTGCGGGATGGCGAGATCGAGGTGATCTGCGAGTTCTGCGCCGAGCGTTACACCTTTGATCGAGTGGATGCCGAGCATCTGCTGACTGCTGACCTGCCGGCCGAGGTGCATCCCGGCGTGCAATAA
- the mtgA gene encoding monofunctional biosynthetic peptidoglycan transglycosylase, translating into MARNRKSPRQYLKALALLPLGFVLLSVLLVLSLRFVPPPSSAVIMEQHIDHWRHPDATAVRPRHWVSMREVSPQLPLALVAAEDQRFPYHHGFDFDSINKALQAANDGKRLRGASTISQQTAKNLFLWDGRSYVRKGLEAWFTVLIETLWTKQRILEVYMNIAQFGDGIYGVEAASRDFYHRAPASLDMAQAARLAAVLPNPVRFKVDHPSVYVEQRVAWIQQQMRQLGGPAYLPFLRRR; encoded by the coding sequence ATGGCCCGGAACCGCAAGTCCCCGAGACAATATCTGAAAGCCCTGGCACTGCTGCCGCTCGGCTTCGTCCTGCTCAGCGTGCTGCTGGTGCTGAGCCTGCGTTTCGTGCCGCCGCCGAGTTCGGCCGTCATCATGGAACAGCATATCGACCACTGGCGGCACCCTGACGCGACGGCGGTGCGGCCTCGACACTGGGTCTCGATGCGCGAGGTCAGTCCCCAGCTGCCGCTGGCCCTGGTCGCCGCCGAAGACCAGCGGTTTCCCTACCATCACGGCTTCGACTTCGACTCCATCAACAAGGCTCTGCAGGCCGCCAATGACGGCAAGCGTCTGCGCGGGGCCAGCACCATCAGCCAGCAGACCGCCAAAAACCTGTTCCTGTGGGACGGCCGCAGCTATGTCCGCAAAGGTCTGGAAGCCTGGTTCACGGTATTGATCGAGACCTTGTGGACCAAGCAGCGAATTCTCGAGGTATATATGAACATCGCCCAGTTCGGTGACGGCATCTATGGCGTCGAAGCCGCCAGTCGTGATTTCTATCATCGTGCCCCGGCGAGTCTGGACATGGCCCAGGCCGCCCGTCTGGCCGCGGTGCTGCCCAACCCGGTGCGATTCAAGGTCGATCACCCCAGCGTCTATGTCGAGCAGCGCGTCGCCTGGATCCAGCAGCAGATGCGACAGCTGGGCGGACCAGCCTACCTGCCCTTTCTGCGCCGACGCTGA
- a CDS encoding AGE family epimerase/isomerase, whose protein sequence is MAEHGRETTLLRGDWLRSRAHRDWLDVQGQRLLDFSKQAAVPQGFAALDGHGRLSEDAGADTILTARMTHCYAIAALRGLPGCAPLAAHGVHALLGPLRDADHGGWHESQQAAEQKGGRKQAYLHAFVGLAASSAVVAGIEQADLLLELATEVLATRFWDQDEGVFLESFALDWSDLEAYRGANANMHSVESCLALADVTGDPVWRRRALRVVERIIHTEAGKRGHAVAEHFDPAWQLLPDYHKDRPTDDLRPYGMTPGHFVEWSHLLLKLEAALLRESGEAPDWLLDDARQLFETGMRCGWGADGSPGMLYTVDWDLEPVVHNRPHWCQAEALVAAASLWQRTGQPVYQQWYRDIWNYVDRHMIDREHGSWKQELDADQQLSADIYPGKADLYHAWQATMAPRLPLAPSMATAVAAQAESF, encoded by the coding sequence ATGGCTGAGCATGGCCGGGAGACCACCTTGCTGCGGGGCGACTGGCTGCGCAGCCGGGCCCATCGGGACTGGCTGGATGTCCAGGGCCAGCGCTTGCTGGATTTTTCCAAGCAGGCCGCCGTGCCCCAGGGCTTTGCGGCCCTGGACGGCCATGGCCGGCTGAGCGAGGATGCCGGGGCCGATACCATTCTCACCGCGCGGATGACGCATTGTTATGCCATTGCGGCGCTGCGTGGACTGCCGGGCTGCGCGCCCTTGGCAGCCCATGGGGTGCATGCCTTGCTGGGGCCGTTGCGAGACGCCGATCATGGCGGCTGGCATGAAAGCCAGCAGGCGGCCGAGCAAAAGGGCGGGCGCAAGCAGGCCTATCTGCATGCCTTTGTCGGGCTGGCGGCCTCATCGGCCGTGGTGGCCGGCATCGAGCAGGCGGATCTGCTGCTGGAGCTGGCTACCGAGGTGCTGGCCACCCGTTTCTGGGATCAGGACGAAGGCGTGTTTCTTGAAAGCTTCGCGCTGGACTGGAGCGATCTGGAAGCCTATCGCGGCGCCAATGCCAATATGCATTCGGTGGAAAGCTGTCTGGCGCTGGCCGATGTCACCGGCGATCCGGTCTGGCGCCGGCGCGCCCTGCGTGTGGTGGAGCGGATCATCCATACCGAGGCCGGCAAGCGGGGCCACGCGGTGGCCGAGCACTTCGATCCGGCATGGCAGCTGCTGCCGGACTACCACAAGGATCGACCGACCGACGACTTGCGTCCTTATGGCATGACGCCCGGCCATTTCGTGGAGTGGTCGCATCTGCTGCTGAAGCTGGAGGCCGCCCTGCTGCGGGAGTCGGGCGAGGCGCCGGACTGGCTGCTGGACGATGCCCGTCAGCTGTTCGAAACCGGCATGCGCTGCGGCTGGGGCGCCGACGGCTCGCCAGGCATGCTCTATACCGTGGACTGGGATCTGGAACCGGTCGTGCACAACCGGCCCCACTGGTGTCAGGCCGAGGCGCTGGTGGCCGCGGCCAGTCTGTGGCAGCGGACGGGACAGCCGGTGTACCAGCAGTGGTATCGCGATATCTGGAACTACGTCGATCGTCATATGATCGATCGCGAGCACGGCAGCTGGAAGCAGGAGCTGGATGCCGATCAGCAGTTGTCGGCGGACATCTATCCCGGCAAGGCCGATCTGTATCACGCCTGGCAGGCGACCATGGCACCGCGGCTGCCTCTGGCACCCAGCATGGCCACCGCGGTGGCCGCTCAGGCCGAAAGCTTTTGA
- a CDS encoding glucose 1-dehydrogenase, producing MTVSIPPQSQDRQPGLESLLKPPAEHIRADYKGSGKLSGKTALITGGDSGIGRSVALHYAREGANIAIVYLDEHEDAEEARRLVEAEGAKVILISGDVASSAFCNEAVAATVAEFGGLDIVVNNAGIQVVRERLTDIDDAEWERHFAVNVHGYFYIARAALPHLKSGASIINTSSINAFAGNKFLVAYSATKAAEAGFTRALALQLADQGIRVNAVAPGPIWTPIQPAGFGPYDPQAVADMGRDTPLGRIGQPSELGPAYVYLASADGSYVTGQTLHVNGGMIING from the coding sequence ATGACTGTTTCCATCCCCCCCCAGAGCCAGGATCGCCAGCCCGGACTGGAATCCCTGCTGAAGCCGCCTGCCGAACATATCCGCGCCGACTACAAGGGCAGTGGAAAGCTGAGCGGAAAGACGGCGCTGATTACCGGCGGCGACAGCGGTATCGGTCGATCGGTGGCTTTGCACTACGCCCGGGAAGGGGCGAACATCGCGATCGTGTATCTGGACGAGCATGAGGATGCCGAGGAGGCCCGGCGCCTGGTCGAGGCCGAGGGAGCCAAGGTGATCCTGATCTCCGGCGATGTCGCCTCCAGCGCTTTCTGCAACGAGGCGGTGGCCGCCACCGTGGCCGAGTTCGGCGGTCTGGACATCGTGGTCAACAATGCCGGCATCCAGGTGGTGCGGGAGCGTCTGACCGATATCGACGACGCCGAGTGGGAACGGCATTTCGCGGTAAACGTGCACGGCTATTTTTATATCGCCAGAGCCGCGCTGCCGCATCTGAAGTCAGGTGCCTCGATCATCAATACCTCATCGATCAATGCATTCGCCGGCAACAAGTTCCTGGTCGCCTACAGTGCGACCAAGGCGGCCGAGGCCGGCTTTACCCGCGCCCTGGCCTTGCAGCTGGCGGATCAGGGCATTCGGGTGAATGCCGTGGCCCCGGGCCCGATATGGACGCCCATCCAGCCGGCCGGTTTCGGTCCGTATGACCCGCAGGCGGTGGCCGACATGGGCAGGGATACGCCGCTGGGCCGGATCGGCCAGCCCAGCGAGCTGGGACCGGCCTATGTCTATCTGGCCAGCGCGGATGGTTCCTATGTCACCGGTCAGACTCTCCATGTCAACGGCGGGATGATCATCAATGGCTGA